ATTTGTGATCCTGCGTGTGGCACGGCTGGTTTTTTAGTGAATGCCTACCAGCACATTCTCAAAACGCACACTGATCCAGCAAATTTGGTATTTGAAGGGGACGGCACTCCTATGAACACGTTGGAAGGCAAACCTTTCAACATGGTGGGTGAACATCTTGCCCCTGAACAAGATAAATATCTTAGAGAAAATGCGCTCTACGGCTACGATTTTGACAAAACGATGGTTCGCTTGGGCTCAGTAGATCGCAAATTCATTCCAGAGCGGGTAAGTAGATGGCTGTGATGACTGGAAAATGCCGCTCCACTGCCTGGGACAGGAATTCCAGCATTGTCTTGAGGGCAAACAGTTCTCGGTAAACCACTCGCCCTCCTCGTTGTGTCCAACTGATAAAGAACCACAGCAAATACACCCAAAGATTGACTAGGACAAACGCTAGAGCGACAAACAGAAAGCGGGTTACAGGATTTTTACTCGTGGTGCGGATGCGACACTGGTTCTTGATCCTGTAACTGGTTTCAATGCCAAAACGGTCTCTGTAATGCCGATGGGTCTGGTGCAGGGCAACCTTCACCCGATGCAGCACATAGACAGTGTATTGAATCCCATGCTTGCCCTTGAGCCCTTTGTAATAGTTACAAATGACCCGCATCTGACAGCTGACCGAACCATACTGGGGACTGTTGAGGGTGTAGGGTGTCTGGTAGCTGCGCCGTCCCCTTAGCAGTTGACGGGTTCCTCCAGTTTTGCCCCGAATCACCGCAGGCATCAGGAAGGGAATCTGCAATGCCTTCAGCCAACGGATGACAGGGACACTATAGAACCCTCGATCCAAGTAAAGCCGTTTGACTCGGACTCGCAGCGGACTCAACCTTGCGAGCAAATAAGTCAGGGTCGCCACTAAGGTTTCTTGACGATGCACTGCATGAATCCCTAGGGTCACACGTTTGTGACGACAGACAACATAGACTGTGGCATAGGCGAAGAATGAGGTAGTTCCAGCTTTAGCTTGAGAGCGGTAGATGTAGGGAGCCTCCACCTCACTTGGGTTGCCGTAGTAGGGAATTAAGTGTAAATCGATGGCAATGCGATGCTGCCTTCTGCAAATCTTGGGTGGAATTCGGCTTTGCAGAGCCGCATTGAGTTGGCTCTCCAGTGTGGCCATCTCATCCAACTTATCCAAGTGATAGCGGATACCATTACCACTGGGTGTACCTTGCAAGCGTTGAGCCGTGTGTTCGATGCTATCGCCTCGGCTGGCAGCCCGCAGCAGGATCTCGAATAGGTCTTGGGGGGTGTATCCGCCTTTCATGTTCAGTGGAACAGACTCGAGTAGACAATCAAGGGCAGCTTCCAGTGTCCCTTCATCGGTCAGAGCGGGAGCAGGAGATAATGAAGATGGGTAGGTCGTCATGGCTTGATCTAATGCTTTTAGCCT
This region of Trichocoleus desertorum NBK24 genomic DNA includes:
- a CDS encoding ISH3 family transposase gives rise to the protein MTTYPSSLSPAPALTDEGTLEAALDCLLESVPLNMKGGYTPQDLFEILLRAASRGDSIEHTAQRLQGTPSGNGIRYHLDKLDEMATLESQLNAALQSRIPPKICRRQHRIAIDLHLIPYYGNPSEVEAPYIYRSQAKAGTTSFFAYATVYVVCRHKRVTLGIHAVHRQETLVATLTYLLARLSPLRVRVKRLYLDRGFYSVPVIRWLKALQIPFLMPAVIRGKTGGTRQLLRGRRSYQTPYTLNSPQYGSVSCQMRVICNYYKGLKGKHGIQYTVYVLHRVKVALHQTHRHYRDRFGIETSYRIKNQCRIRTTSKNPVTRFLFVALAFVLVNLWVYLLWFFISWTQRGGRVVYRELFALKTMLEFLSQAVERHFPVITAIYLPALE